One window of the Mixophyes fleayi isolate aMixFle1 chromosome 6, aMixFle1.hap1, whole genome shotgun sequence genome contains the following:
- the ARHGAP40 gene encoding rho GTPase-activating protein 40 isoform X2, with product MNPPQASFCPRKNSDPLSMNDFWLEVENIKQMRGSDGDESSSSEPSTPEEGEAEANWLQDAGLSPLIGDQNPTEDNVLILSTLTRTQTAAVQRRVDSYSRSLRKRSRQESRDVRDVFTGVSGTDSIMEENGANNRSRTEERRSSTGSIPETPPVIHRRPGASDVFDTDVAYSEQAAVEQNDNYRTMWKPESLPHIQIQKGRLGVTRVSDLSSPDMKQVPTLALIELTALCDVLELELKRNKAVKRKATESRLFGVSLTTLLEQDRKLIASTQVPLILQAILTCLEKKGLDIQGILRICGSQTRMKSLQQNLERNFYAGLFSWDEVNPHDAAGLLKMFLRELPAPLLTAEYLSAFTAVQQISDLKQRLQALNLLILVLPEANRCTLKALLEFLHKVATREKSNLMSLWNIATIMAPNLFLYRGSNGKSSEGGEKQLAEEVAGLVMAMVHYQDLLWTVPSFLLSQVRKLNENSAKKFNDRWLQNLLRKIHTDKERPEKNHTKPCKQVQIRASLFLNDSLAIRLEEGLQAADVLKKFQEHLSQRSWQLFSTMGLMKCNGSCEFPNMDLYEVGGNIGEHCLDPDTYLLDLYNANPNGEWVIKPSPHTTPIS from the exons ATGAATCCGCCACAAGCAAGCTTCTGCCCTAGGAAAAACTCTGACCCGCTTTCTATGAATGATTTCTGGCTGGAGGTGGAAAATATCAAACAGATGCGAGGATCTGATGGGGATGAAAGCAGCTCATCTGAACCCAGCACCCCAGAAG AGGGAGAGGCAGAGGCCAATTGGCTGCAGGACGCTGGTCTTTCTCCACTCATTGGTGACCAAAATCCCACAGAAGACAATGTCTTAATTTTGTCGACCCTTACCAGAACACAGACTGCGGCTGTACAACGTCGCGTCGACAGCTACAGCCGTTCCCTCCGGAAACGTTCCAGGCAAGAATCCCGGGATGTCAGGGATGTGTTCACTGGAGTGAGTGGCACG GACAGCATCATGGAAGAGAATGGAGCAAATAATAGGAGTagaacagaagagagaagaagctCCACAGGGAGCATTCCAGAAA CTCCTCCAGTTATACACAGACGGCCTGGAGCATCTGATGTATTTGACACTGATGTGGCATATTCAGAACAAGCAGCAGTTGAACAAAATGATAATTACAGAACAATGTGGAAACCAGAGTCATTACCG CACATTCAGATCCAGAAGGGACGACTTGGTGTGACACGGGTTTCAGACCTGTCTTCTCCTGACATGAAGCAGGTGCCTACACTGGCTCTCATCGAGCTGACTGCCCTGTGTGACGTTCTAGAACTGGAACTGAAGAGGAATAAGGCGGTCAAGCGTAAGGCTACTG AGAGCCGGCTGTTTGGTGTGTCGCTCACCACTCTACTAGAACAGGACCGCAAGCTGATCGCGAGTACGCAGGTCCCTCTCATCCTGCAGGCG ATTCTGACATGTTTGGAGAAAAAGGGTCTGGACATCCAGGGTATTTTGAGGATTTGTGGCTCACAGACCCGGATGAAG TCTCTACAGCAGAACCTGGAGAGAAATTTCTATGCCGGACTCTTCTCTTGGGATGAAGTTAATCCACACGACGCTGCTGGACTCCTCAAGATGTTCCTCAGAGAGCTCCCTGCCCCCTTACTCACTGCTGAATATCTGTCCGCTTTCACTGCCGTGCAGC AGATCTCTGACCTAAAACAAAGACTGCAAGCTTTGAACCTACTCATCCTGGTCCTGCCAGAGGCGAACCGCTGCACTCTTAAG GCCTTACTGGAGTTCCTCCATAAAGTGGCTACTCGGGAAAAAAGTAACCTCATGTCTCTGTGGAACATCGCTACCATTATGGCACCTAACCTTTTTCTCTATCGTGGGAGCAATGGCAAGAGCTCAGAAGGTGGGGAGAAACAGCTAGCAGAGGAAGTGGCTGGTCTGGTCATGGCTATGGTACATTACCAAGACCTACTATGGACG GTCCCCTCCTTCCTGCTGTCCCAGGTCCGGAAGCTGAATGAGAATAGTGCTAAGAAATTCAATGACCGCTGGCTACAGAACTTGCTGCGCAAAATCCATACGGACAAGGAACGACCAGAGAAGAATCATACCAAG CCTTGTAAGCAAGTACAGATTCGGGCTTCTCTCTTCCTAAATGACTCTCTGGCCATTCGACTGGAGGAGGGCTTGCAAGCAGCAGACGTCTTAAAGAAATTCCAGGAGCATCTGAGCCAGCGGAGCTGGCAATTGTTCAGCACTATGGGGCTAATGAAATG TAATGGTTCCTGTGAGTTTCCCAACATGGATCTGTATGAAGTGGGAGGGAATATAG GTGAACACTGCTTGGATCCAGATACCTATCTACTGGACTTGTACAATGCCAATCCTAATGGAGAATGGGTGATCAAACCTAGCCCTCATACAACGCCTATTTCATAG
- the ARHGAP40 gene encoding rho GTPase-activating protein 40 isoform X1: MDSLSFLKSEHSASSELQAVPMDCRITGLPLPCLNCSKHMEVASLSPVTRIPRPQVLLSRHFYPLSNSLQSCPCKMNPPQASFCPRKNSDPLSMNDFWLEVENIKQMRGSDGDESSSSEPSTPEEGEAEANWLQDAGLSPLIGDQNPTEDNVLILSTLTRTQTAAVQRRVDSYSRSLRKRSRQESRDVRDVFTGVSGTDSIMEENGANNRSRTEERRSSTGSIPETPPVIHRRPGASDVFDTDVAYSEQAAVEQNDNYRTMWKPESLPHIQIQKGRLGVTRVSDLSSPDMKQVPTLALIELTALCDVLELELKRNKAVKRKATESRLFGVSLTTLLEQDRKLIASTQVPLILQAILTCLEKKGLDIQGILRICGSQTRMKSLQQNLERNFYAGLFSWDEVNPHDAAGLLKMFLRELPAPLLTAEYLSAFTAVQQISDLKQRLQALNLLILVLPEANRCTLKALLEFLHKVATREKSNLMSLWNIATIMAPNLFLYRGSNGKSSEGGEKQLAEEVAGLVMAMVHYQDLLWTVPSFLLSQVRKLNENSAKKFNDRWLQNLLRKIHTDKERPEKNHTKPCKQVQIRASLFLNDSLAIRLEEGLQAADVLKKFQEHLSQRSWQLFSTMGLMKCNGSCEFPNMDLYEVGGNIGEHCLDPDTYLLDLYNANPNGEWVIKPSPHTTPIS, from the exons ATGGATTCCCTGTCATTCTTAAAATCTGAGCATTCTGCTTCCTCTGAGCTGCAAGCGGTGCCAATGGATTGTAGGATTACTGGACTGCCACTGCCATGTCTGAACTGTTCCAAACACATGGAGGTTGCCTCATTGTCCCCTGTCACCAGGATACCAAGACCCCAAGTCCTGCTTTCTAGACACTTTTATCCCCTGTCTAACAG CCTGCAGTCTTGCCCTTGCAAGATGAATCCGCCACAAGCAAGCTTCTGCCCTAGGAAAAACTCTGACCCGCTTTCTATGAATGATTTCTGGCTGGAGGTGGAAAATATCAAACAGATGCGAGGATCTGATGGGGATGAAAGCAGCTCATCTGAACCCAGCACCCCAGAAG AGGGAGAGGCAGAGGCCAATTGGCTGCAGGACGCTGGTCTTTCTCCACTCATTGGTGACCAAAATCCCACAGAAGACAATGTCTTAATTTTGTCGACCCTTACCAGAACACAGACTGCGGCTGTACAACGTCGCGTCGACAGCTACAGCCGTTCCCTCCGGAAACGTTCCAGGCAAGAATCCCGGGATGTCAGGGATGTGTTCACTGGAGTGAGTGGCACG GACAGCATCATGGAAGAGAATGGAGCAAATAATAGGAGTagaacagaagagagaagaagctCCACAGGGAGCATTCCAGAAA CTCCTCCAGTTATACACAGACGGCCTGGAGCATCTGATGTATTTGACACTGATGTGGCATATTCAGAACAAGCAGCAGTTGAACAAAATGATAATTACAGAACAATGTGGAAACCAGAGTCATTACCG CACATTCAGATCCAGAAGGGACGACTTGGTGTGACACGGGTTTCAGACCTGTCTTCTCCTGACATGAAGCAGGTGCCTACACTGGCTCTCATCGAGCTGACTGCCCTGTGTGACGTTCTAGAACTGGAACTGAAGAGGAATAAGGCGGTCAAGCGTAAGGCTACTG AGAGCCGGCTGTTTGGTGTGTCGCTCACCACTCTACTAGAACAGGACCGCAAGCTGATCGCGAGTACGCAGGTCCCTCTCATCCTGCAGGCG ATTCTGACATGTTTGGAGAAAAAGGGTCTGGACATCCAGGGTATTTTGAGGATTTGTGGCTCACAGACCCGGATGAAG TCTCTACAGCAGAACCTGGAGAGAAATTTCTATGCCGGACTCTTCTCTTGGGATGAAGTTAATCCACACGACGCTGCTGGACTCCTCAAGATGTTCCTCAGAGAGCTCCCTGCCCCCTTACTCACTGCTGAATATCTGTCCGCTTTCACTGCCGTGCAGC AGATCTCTGACCTAAAACAAAGACTGCAAGCTTTGAACCTACTCATCCTGGTCCTGCCAGAGGCGAACCGCTGCACTCTTAAG GCCTTACTGGAGTTCCTCCATAAAGTGGCTACTCGGGAAAAAAGTAACCTCATGTCTCTGTGGAACATCGCTACCATTATGGCACCTAACCTTTTTCTCTATCGTGGGAGCAATGGCAAGAGCTCAGAAGGTGGGGAGAAACAGCTAGCAGAGGAAGTGGCTGGTCTGGTCATGGCTATGGTACATTACCAAGACCTACTATGGACG GTCCCCTCCTTCCTGCTGTCCCAGGTCCGGAAGCTGAATGAGAATAGTGCTAAGAAATTCAATGACCGCTGGCTACAGAACTTGCTGCGCAAAATCCATACGGACAAGGAACGACCAGAGAAGAATCATACCAAG CCTTGTAAGCAAGTACAGATTCGGGCTTCTCTCTTCCTAAATGACTCTCTGGCCATTCGACTGGAGGAGGGCTTGCAAGCAGCAGACGTCTTAAAGAAATTCCAGGAGCATCTGAGCCAGCGGAGCTGGCAATTGTTCAGCACTATGGGGCTAATGAAATG TAATGGTTCCTGTGAGTTTCCCAACATGGATCTGTATGAAGTGGGAGGGAATATAG GTGAACACTGCTTGGATCCAGATACCTATCTACTGGACTTGTACAATGCCAATCCTAATGGAGAATGGGTGATCAAACCTAGCCCTCATACAACGCCTATTTCATAG